The Desulfobacterales bacterium genome contains the following window.
TTTCTCGATGTATTCTTTAATTCGACCGCGCCGGGTATTCTTCAGCCGCATCACAAAATTCAGTTTCGCCTTATCTATACCCTGATCATCATAAATATAACCGGATGAATCCGAAAGGGTCAGCACCTTACCGCCCAACTCGATGGTTTTTTCCGCTGTGTACTGCGCCACATTGCCGGAACCGGACACCAGACAGGTTTTACCTTCAAAACTATCGTTGCGGCTGGCCAGCATTTCAGCGGCAAGGTAGACATTTCCGTATCCGGTTGCTTCCGGTCGTATGAGACTGCCGCCCCACCCCAGACTCTTGCCGGTTAATACGCCGCTAAATTCGTTGCGCAATTTCTTGTACATACCGAAAAGATAACCGATTTCCCGGGCGCCGACGCCGATATCCCCGGCAGGGACATCCGTGTTGGGGCCGATGTGACGGAAAAGCTCGGCCATGAAGCTTTGACAGAACCGCATGACTTCATTGTCGGATTTGCCTTTGGGGTCAAAATCCGAACCTCCTTTCCCTCCTCCCATGGACAGCGTTGTCAGTGCGTTTTTGAAAGTCTGTTCAAATGCCAGAAATTTTAGAATGCTCAGGGTTACCGAAGGATGAAAACGCAAGCCGCCCTTATAAGGCCCCAAGGCACTGTTCATTTCTATCCTGAAACCACGGTTGACTCGTACCTGCCCCTGGTCATCCATCCAGGGAACCCGGAAGATGATGGTTCTTTCAGGTTCCGTAATCCTTTCCAAAACGGCGTCCTGGCGGTATTGCGGATTTCGGTCCAGCACCGGCTGAACCGATTCGATCACCTCTTCCACCGCCTGATGAAATTCTTTTTCACCCGGATCTCTATCCTTTATCAGATTCAAAATGCTTGTCATGAACAACCTCCTGTAGATTTAATGTTTTTATTAATCGAATCAATGATAGTTTATCACGCATTGAAATTTTCGGCCGTCAATTTTAATGGTATATATTAAAAACAAAAAAGCGCCTTATCCATTAAGAGAAAAGACGCCCTTGTCCAATCATCAACTTAATTTATCTCTGCACGCTATTGTACAAAGATTCATCTGTTTGAATTCAGTGAGGTTTATAGTTGTATAAAGGGTTTGTCAAGATATTTTTTATGAACCGGCAAGCTTATTGAAAAGACAACAACTATTTGTAATAAGGAATAATTATTGCAGCTCTTCGGAAAGCAATATGGCTTCTGCGATGAGGCGGAGGGATTTACGGGTGTCCATGCTGCGTTTTTGAATCCAGCGATAGGCCTCTTCACCACTTAATTTTCGTCGTTGCATCAAGACCTCTTTGGCCCGCTCCACCAGTTTACGGGTTTCCAGCTCTTCCTGAATGACTTTGGTTTTTACCATCAACTGGGTGTTTAAGATTGCCATGGCGGCCTGGTTTGCCACCGTTGTGATCAGATTGACCTCGGTTTCGGAAAACTCATGGGGTTCGGTGGTAAAACAGTTCAGCACGCCGATAATATTATCGTCTCTGTTCTGCAGCGGCACCCCCACCATGGAAACCAGCCCCAGTTTTCTGGCCATTTCTTTTTCCTTAAACCGGGGCTCTTTCAGGACGTCGGGGATAATCAGCGGGCGTTTGGTGGTTGCCACATACCCAACCACGCCTTCATCCATTTTAAGGGCCCGGTCCTTGACATAATCCGGTTCGATGGC
Protein-coding sequences here:
- the gdhA gene encoding NADP-specific glutamate dehydrogenase; its protein translation is MTSILNLIKDRDPGEKEFHQAVEEVIESVQPVLDRNPQYRQDAVLERITEPERTIIFRVPWMDDQGQVRVNRGFRIEMNSALGPYKGGLRFHPSVTLSILKFLAFEQTFKNALTTLSMGGGKGGSDFDPKGKSDNEVMRFCQSFMAELFRHIGPNTDVPAGDIGVGAREIGYLFGMYKKLRNEFSGVLTGKSLGWGGSLIRPEATGYGNVYLAAEMLASRNDSFEGKTCLVSGSGNVAQYTAEKTIELGGKVLTLSDSSGYIYDDQGIDKAKLNFVMRLKNTRRGRIKEYIEKYSEAVYTEAETSLDYNPLWSHKADCAFPCATQNEINAKDAANLMKNGVGLITEGANMPCTPEAVNIFLDKKILYAPGKASNAGGVAVSGLEMAQNSMRLNWPREEVDNRLKMIMKNIHQTCLDAAAEYGEPGNYFVGANIAGFVKVVNAMRDQGLV
- a CDS encoding GAF and ANTAR domain-containing protein encodes the protein MDRVTPDIYDKYIKALMDISQAITSDLYLEDILKLIVMVTAKVTGVEICSLWLIDEDTTPPIIRLKATQAIEPDYVKDRALKMDEGVVGYVATTKRPLIIPDVLKEPRFKEKEMARKLGLVSMVGVPLQNRDDNIIGVLNCFTTEPHEFSETEVNLITTVANQAAMAILNTQLMVKTKVIQEELETRKLVERAKEVLMQRRKLSGEEAYRWIQKRSMDTRKSLRLIAEAILLSEELQ